From a single Melospiza georgiana isolate bMelGeo1 chromosome 5, bMelGeo1.pri, whole genome shotgun sequence genomic region:
- the SHISA3 gene encoding protein shisa-3 homolog produces the protein MAGRRRALPRLLLRCLLLGLLGGGGGGQPGGGEYCHGWVDGQGGYHEGFQCPEGFDTAAATICCGSCALRYCCAAAEARLEQGGCTNDREPSEPGVTAQPIYVPFLIVGSIFIAFIILGSLVAVYCCTCLRPKQPSQPIRFSLRSYQTETLPMILASTSFRTPSRQSSTATSSSSTSSSVRRFSFPRAEPGCLVPSSPPPYTSGCFQTAHTVHLTQPSGFLVSPPYFGYPLQPEPALAGKSCSDFTQS, from the exons atggcggggcggcggcgggcgctgccgcggctgctgctgcgctgcctcctgctggggctgctgggcggcggcggcgggggccaGCCCGGCGGCGGCGAGTACTGCCACGGCTGGGTGGACGGGCAGGGGGGCTACCACGAGGGCTTCCAGTGCCCCGAGGGCTTCGACACGGCGGCCGCCACCATCTGCTGCGGCTCCTGCGCCCTGCGCTACTGCTGCGCCGCCGCCGAGGCTCGCCTGGAGCAGGGCGGCTGCACCAACGACCGGGAGCCCTCGGAGCCGGGAGTCACCGCCC AACCAATCTACGTTCCATTCCTCATTGTTGGATCAATATTTATTGCCTTCATTATCCTGGGCTCGCTGGTAGCAGTTTATTGTTGCACATGTTTAAGACCTAAACAGCCGTCACAGCCAATCCGATTTTCCCTGCGGAGCTATCAGACCGAGACCCTTCCCATGATCTTGGCCTCCACGAGCTTCAGGACCCCATCCCGGCAGTCCAGCACCGCCACCAGTTCCAGTtccaccagcagctctgtccGCAGGTTCTCCTTCCCccgggcagagccaggctgcctTGTGCCGTCCTCACCTCCACCCTACACGTCTGGCTGCTTCCAGACAGCCCACACAGTCCACCTGACCCAGCCATCAGGATTTCTGGTGTCTCCGCCATACTTTGGGTATCCTCTCCAgccagagcctgccctggctgggaagagctgctctgatTTTACTCAGAGCTGA